In a single window of the Treponema primitia ZAS-1 genome:
- a CDS encoding vWA domain-containing protein, with product MGLNDAVEAIPRKTMVLFFLIDTSGSMSGSKIGAVNAAIEEVLPELRDLSASNADAEVKIAVLEFNNVALWITKDNPVKVDDFRWTYLDAVGTTCLGDACRQLNDKLSTKSFMREASGSFAPAIFLLSDGEPTDNFNGGLAALQKNNWFQAAIKVAVAIGDDANKTVLAKFTGSMESVLEVHNTAMLRKMIRFVSVRSSQIASKSVQIKTATQTPTATAAQTAALGAASNVPSAPVSPAPQSPAETGAKQQDLNQQLKEIAAEAVNAGDEEW from the coding sequence ATGGGCTTAAATGACGCGGTGGAAGCGATTCCACGAAAAACAATGGTGCTGTTCTTTCTGATAGACACATCGGGAAGTATGTCGGGGTCGAAAATCGGCGCGGTAAATGCCGCCATCGAAGAAGTTCTGCCGGAATTACGGGATCTTTCCGCTTCCAATGCCGACGCGGAGGTCAAAATAGCGGTCCTGGAGTTTAACAATGTCGCCCTGTGGATTACCAAAGACAATCCCGTCAAGGTTGATGATTTCCGCTGGACCTACCTTGATGCGGTCGGTACTACCTGCCTGGGCGATGCCTGTCGCCAGTTGAACGATAAGCTTTCGACCAAGTCATTTATGCGCGAGGCTTCCGGTTCCTTTGCGCCGGCAATTTTCCTGCTTTCCGATGGAGAACCCACGGACAACTTTAACGGTGGCCTTGCGGCATTACAGAAAAACAACTGGTTCCAGGCGGCAATCAAAGTAGCCGTCGCCATAGGGGACGACGCCAACAAGACTGTATTGGCGAAATTTACCGGATCCATGGAATCGGTGCTGGAAGTACACAACACGGCAATGCTCCGCAAAATGATACGTTTTGTGAGCGTACGATCTTCCCAGATTGCGAGCAAAAGTGTGCAAATAAAAACGGCAACGCAAACTCCAACGGCAACGGCAGCTCAGACGGCGGCTTTAGGCGCGGCTTCAAACGTACCGTCCGCTCCTGTTTCGCCTGCCCCCCAGTCCCCGGCAGAAACCGGCGCCAAGCAGCAGGATTTGAACCAGCAGCTTAAGGAAATTGCGGCAGAAGCGGTAAATGCCGGTGATGAGGAATGGTGA
- a CDS encoding PP2C family serine/threonine-protein phosphatase, with amino-acid sequence MMYQAFSCSVTGASHAKSGKPCQDYSLHYADKNVAIAVVADGHGSDAHFRSDRGARFACECAVKLIAAFAEKYGGNLGESELPELARCIACEWDKRVTEDWEEDPPGTLNKEQVSGDSENHEGSKNPKDLLDPREAYGSTLIAAAVTRSGWFGLQIGDGKCAVRYTDGDFMQPIPWDEKCFLNVTTSLCDTDPGSEFRFYASREIPAALFIGTDGVDNSYPVHENEKHLNGLYSIIADNFAREGFKKGLVELRDFLPILTQKGSGDDVSIAGIMRVNP; translated from the coding sequence ATGATGTACCAGGCCTTTAGCTGTTCAGTCACCGGGGCAAGCCACGCAAAAAGCGGCAAACCTTGCCAGGATTATTCGCTGCATTATGCGGACAAAAATGTTGCCATTGCCGTTGTCGCCGATGGGCACGGCAGCGACGCGCATTTTCGCAGCGACCGGGGCGCCCGTTTTGCCTGTGAATGCGCCGTCAAGCTCATAGCCGCGTTTGCGGAAAAATACGGCGGGAATTTAGGTGAATCGGAACTACCGGAGCTGGCACGGTGCATCGCCTGTGAATGGGATAAACGAGTTACCGAGGATTGGGAAGAAGATCCGCCCGGTACATTAAATAAAGAACAGGTATCAGGGGATTCAGAGAACCATGAAGGTTCTAAGAATCCCAAGGATCTTCTGGATCCTCGCGAAGCCTATGGCTCAACGCTTATCGCGGCGGCGGTAACCCGTAGCGGCTGGTTCGGCCTGCAAATCGGCGATGGTAAATGCGCGGTTCGTTACACTGACGGCGATTTTATGCAGCCCATTCCCTGGGACGAAAAATGCTTTCTCAATGTAACGACTTCCCTGTGTGATACTGATCCGGGTTCAGAATTCCGGTTTTATGCAAGCCGCGAAATTCCTGCCGCACTGTTTATTGGTACTGACGGTGTGGATAATTCGTATCCGGTTCATGAAAACGAAAAACATCTGAACGGGTTATACAGCATTATTGCGGATAATTTTGCCAGGGAAGGTTTTAAAAAAGGATTAGTGGAACTGCGCGATTTTTTGCCTATTCTTACACAAAAAGGCAGCGGGGATGATGTGTCCATTGCCGGCATAATGAGGGTAAACCCCTAA
- a CDS encoding ATP-dependent DNA ligase encodes MSLLNLTEALPRKSTVIFLIIDTCMPDLKRNILEAAITQLQSGLHDLSGNSSETCIETDLLYYEGEQEFSAMCDTLRGKLSTKTFLKNPQGYYPPVIVLFSAGSSNSGNFVKTESALVKLHANNWWKAADVSAVAIGKASDRGLLVHWTGNTELVLDANTPSSLERIVGSINAPRFSRVFAAVDSCEEETQPQNNDVLSPKTEEDKHLDYRCDQTVPAEYSQQAVNYKKNISKNFVPLNPSQIGDRLYGSEFFVTRKYDGLLTLLFWENGGETGGGKLTLVNSSGKTLDSSLPCAAAAVSCFRRSKIQSAIIAAELYTDESDGRTRVTDTLSALAKKGDHSRLRLAPFDIVSIDGVQWQGENYGKTHAQLGYIFTDTQFAGPVRCTVCHNKFEVQSIFAEWVEGEGSEGLVVRTGKNGLYKIKPRQTIDAAVVGFSEVDGGGAVRSLLYALMKTENGEAGQYQIIGRTGNGLTTEQKKSLYSCLMAQKIPSNYVEVDSNHAAFHLVKPELVVELSVNDVLTENAAGLIRNPLLALQGSGLNKIGAAPGYSFVSAVIERFRDDKTVNPVDVRLSQFSVQAELSSAAMPVVPAKIAPSKVLFRRVYKKEASPMMVQKYVVWCTNKGETPRNINSVGNKDYPSFVFSYTNFSAGRAEPLAIEVRVSESKEQIMDLCRRCIEKEVKTGWVQIV; translated from the coding sequence ATGTCATTACTTAATTTGACCGAAGCATTACCGCGTAAAAGTACGGTTATTTTTCTCATTATTGATACGTGTATGCCCGATCTTAAGAGGAATATCCTGGAAGCGGCTATCACCCAATTACAATCCGGTCTACACGACCTTTCTGGGAACAGCAGCGAAACCTGCATTGAGACAGATTTACTGTACTATGAAGGAGAGCAGGAGTTTTCTGCAATGTGTGATACCCTACGGGGCAAACTTTCCACAAAAACTTTTTTGAAAAACCCCCAGGGCTATTATCCGCCGGTGATCGTACTTTTTTCTGCGGGAAGTTCCAATTCCGGTAACTTCGTTAAAACCGAATCGGCCCTGGTAAAACTCCACGCAAACAACTGGTGGAAAGCTGCCGATGTTTCGGCGGTGGCAATAGGCAAGGCAAGTGATCGCGGACTCCTCGTTCACTGGACCGGCAATACCGAACTGGTACTTGACGCGAATACCCCTTCGTCTCTGGAACGCATCGTAGGGTCGATTAACGCACCGCGCTTTTCCCGGGTTTTCGCTGCCGTTGATAGTTGTGAAGAGGAAACGCAGCCGCAAAACAATGATGTGTTGTCGCCAAAGACGGAGGAAGATAAACACCTTGACTACAGGTGCGATCAGACCGTACCGGCTGAATATTCACAGCAGGCAGTAAATTACAAAAAGAATATATCGAAAAACTTTGTACCCCTTAATCCTTCCCAGATAGGGGATAGGCTTTATGGGAGCGAATTTTTTGTAACCAGGAAATACGATGGCCTCTTAACCCTGCTCTTTTGGGAAAATGGCGGCGAAACAGGGGGCGGAAAACTCACCCTTGTTAATTCAAGCGGCAAAACGCTGGACTCCTCTTTACCCTGTGCCGCTGCAGCCGTATCTTGCTTTAGAAGATCGAAAATACAGAGCGCCATAATTGCCGCGGAACTGTACACCGACGAATCAGACGGCAGAACAAGGGTGACAGACACCTTATCGGCGTTAGCGAAAAAGGGCGATCACAGCCGCCTCCGGCTTGCGCCGTTTGATATTGTGTCCATTGATGGCGTCCAATGGCAGGGAGAAAACTACGGCAAAACCCATGCGCAGCTAGGATACATCTTTACTGATACACAGTTCGCAGGTCCCGTCAGGTGTACGGTTTGCCATAACAAATTTGAGGTGCAAAGTATATTTGCCGAGTGGGTTGAAGGTGAAGGCAGCGAAGGGCTTGTGGTACGAACCGGTAAAAACGGCCTTTACAAGATAAAGCCCCGTCAAACCATAGACGCCGCAGTGGTGGGCTTTTCCGAAGTAGACGGCGGGGGCGCGGTACGGAGTCTGCTCTACGCGCTTATGAAAACCGAAAACGGCGAAGCGGGGCAATACCAAATAATAGGGCGTACCGGAAATGGTTTGACAACTGAACAGAAGAAGTCCCTTTACAGCTGCCTTATGGCGCAAAAAATCCCGTCGAATTATGTGGAGGTTGATTCAAATCATGCGGCGTTCCACCTTGTTAAACCCGAATTGGTGGTAGAACTTTCGGTTAATGATGTACTCACCGAAAATGCCGCAGGGCTTATCCGGAATCCCCTGCTTGCTTTACAGGGAAGCGGCCTGAACAAAATCGGCGCCGCCCCCGGTTATAGTTTTGTATCCGCAGTTATTGAACGGTTCCGGGACGATAAAACAGTAAACCCCGTTGATGTGCGCCTGTCCCAATTTTCGGTACAGGCCGAATTGTCCTCAGCGGCTATGCCGGTAGTGCCCGCCAAAATTGCGCCTTCTAAAGTACTGTTCCGGCGGGTATATAAAAAGGAAGCTTCCCCTATGATGGTGCAAAAATATGTGGTATGGTGTACAAATAAAGGGGAAACCCCTCGAAATATCAATTCCGTGGGAAATAAGGATTATCCGTCCTTTGTTTTTTCGTATACCAATTTTAGCGCAGGCCGTGCGGAACCCCTGGCCATCGAGGTGCGTGTCTCGGAAAGCAAGGAACAAATCATGGATCTATGCCGGCGCTGTATCGAAAAAGAGGTAAAGACCGGATGGGTGCAGATTGTGTAA
- a CDS encoding DUF2779 domain-containing protein, translated as MNLSKSRYCQGLQCPKILWMKENKPDEYNDEVMNEAILKTGNEVGDLAMGYFGEFAEVAYNADKSRMISDTEKLLAEGHTVLCEASFSYKGNFCSVDILRKFKNAVEIVEVKSSTEIKPVYIDDMAFQYYVLSGCGLGVKKISLMHINNRYVRQGNLDLKKLFTIEDCTPEVIAKQKDMEKQIADIKLIAGQKQEPVIGIGPHCGDPYLCGYTDYCWRHIPDKSVFTIARLPGKKKFDYYDRGIISFDDILKSGVSLSEKQQRQLESEAKQLPPRIDTEKIRAFLDTLSCPLYFLDFETFMPALPPFDGCRPYMQIPFQYSLHILKSPAAELEHREFLAQEGTDPRRPLAEALCKDIPRTVCTLAYNMGFEKMVIANLAELFPDLSKQLLAIRRHIKDLMTPFQSHAYYRREFEGSYSIKAVLPALFPDDPELDYHGLDLIQNGGDAMNAFLGLEKKESREIAAIRQALIAYCRLDTLAMVKIWEYLKSLV; from the coding sequence ATGAACCTCTCCAAAAGCCGTTATTGTCAGGGCCTTCAATGCCCCAAAATCCTCTGGATGAAAGAAAATAAACCGGATGAATATAACGATGAAGTGATGAATGAGGCAATACTGAAAACCGGCAATGAAGTCGGCGATCTGGCAATGGGCTATTTTGGCGAATTTGCCGAAGTGGCCTACAACGCCGATAAATCCCGCATGATTTCCGATACCGAAAAACTGCTTGCGGAAGGACATACGGTACTATGCGAAGCATCTTTTTCGTATAAGGGCAATTTCTGTTCCGTTGATATTTTGCGGAAATTCAAAAATGCCGTTGAAATAGTCGAGGTCAAAAGTTCTACGGAAATAAAACCCGTATATATTGATGATATGGCCTTTCAATATTATGTACTCTCAGGATGCGGCCTCGGAGTCAAAAAAATATCCCTCATGCATATCAACAACCGGTATGTCAGACAGGGAAACCTGGATCTCAAAAAACTTTTCACCATAGAGGATTGTACACCGGAAGTTATTGCAAAGCAAAAGGACATGGAAAAACAGATAGCGGACATCAAGCTAATCGCCGGGCAGAAACAGGAACCGGTCATCGGCATAGGCCCCCATTGCGGCGATCCCTATCTCTGCGGATATACGGACTATTGCTGGCGGCACATCCCGGATAAAAGCGTTTTTACCATTGCCCGTTTACCGGGGAAAAAGAAGTTCGATTATTATGATCGGGGAATAATCAGCTTTGATGATATTCTAAAAAGCGGCGTATCCCTCTCGGAAAAGCAACAGCGGCAGCTTGAATCTGAAGCGAAGCAGCTCCCGCCGCGTATTGACACAGAAAAGATACGCGCCTTTCTGGATACCCTGAGTTGCCCCCTCTATTTCCTGGACTTTGAAACCTTCATGCCCGCGCTCCCCCCCTTTGACGGCTGCAGGCCCTATATGCAAATTCCCTTTCAATATTCCCTGCATATCCTTAAAAGCCCTGCCGCGGAATTGGAACACCGTGAATTCCTTGCGCAGGAGGGAACCGACCCCAGGCGCCCCCTGGCGGAGGCCCTCTGTAAGGACATACCCCGGACAGTCTGTACCCTGGCGTATAACATGGGCTTTGAAAAGATGGTGATTGCAAACCTTGCCGAACTGTTCCCCGATTTATCCAAACAGTTACTTGCCATACGGCGGCATATTAAGGACCTGATGACCCCGTTTCAATCCCATGCCTATTACCGCCGTGAGTTTGAAGGCTCCTATTCAATTAAAGCCGTCCTCCCCGCCCTGTTCCCCGATGATCCCGAATTGGATTACCACGGTCTTGACCTAATCCAAAACGGCGGTGATGCCATGAATGCTTTCCTGGGTCTGGAGAAGAAAGAAAGCCGGGAAATCGCCGCAATACGCCAGGCCCTCATTGCCTACTGCCGCCTTGATACCCTGGCAATGGTAAAAATATGGGAGTATTTGAAAAGCCTTGTGTAA
- the mtaB gene encoding tRNA (N(6)-L-threonylcarbamoyladenosine(37)-C(2))-methylthiotransferase MtaB, which produces MVSASIQTLGCKLNQIEGESIAEAFSREGFSVSAGDFADILVINTCTVTSKSEQKARRLIRKALKDNPRSCIIVTGCYAQVEADAIAALEEGELRRLFVLTGDRKTLLLDLPRYLRDTPDGSLSQALERYLEPGRAVAPPDSGGMDPGDPFRFNVTDLSFHSRPFMKIQDGCNHACSYCRVSLARGPSVSLDAETLLSRLRALENAGHGEAVLTGVNLNQYRSSGLDLGGILEYLLANTQTIALRLSSLEPDGMTEPFLRVLSNQRIRPHFHLSIQSGSPQILERMRRNYGPETVENAVRCLRALREDPFLACDIITGFPGETPEEFAKTHELCRRAGFAWIHAFPYSRRPGTEAWNFTESVPEREAVSRVESLINLGRQGRAAYISRWAGKTVEAIAEDGRQGDAISALSENYLKLRLPLQPGQPLPPPGTVLRCRILGPLEPVEPHFDAIAELKS; this is translated from the coding sequence ATGGTATCCGCCTCCATCCAAACCCTGGGCTGTAAGTTAAATCAGATCGAAGGTGAATCCATAGCCGAAGCCTTTAGCCGTGAAGGTTTTTCCGTAAGCGCCGGGGATTTCGCGGACATCCTGGTGATCAATACCTGTACGGTTACCTCCAAGTCGGAGCAAAAGGCCCGGCGGCTCATCCGCAAAGCGTTAAAGGATAACCCCCGTTCCTGTATCATCGTCACCGGCTGCTATGCTCAGGTAGAGGCTGATGCTATTGCCGCCCTGGAGGAAGGGGAGCTTCGGCGCCTCTTTGTGCTTACCGGTGACCGCAAGACCCTCCTCCTGGACCTGCCCCGGTATTTACGGGATACGCCTGACGGCAGCCTGTCCCAAGCCCTGGAACGGTACCTGGAGCCGGGTAGGGCAGTGGCGCCCCCGGACTCCGGGGGCATGGATCCCGGGGATCCCTTTCGGTTTAACGTAACGGACCTTTCCTTCCACTCCCGGCCTTTCATGAAGATTCAGGATGGTTGTAACCATGCCTGCTCCTACTGCCGGGTAAGCCTGGCCCGCGGTCCCAGCGTAAGCCTGGATGCGGAAACCCTCCTGTCCCGGCTGCGGGCGCTGGAGAACGCCGGCCACGGGGAAGCGGTACTCACCGGGGTAAATCTTAACCAGTATCGTTCCTCCGGCCTGGATCTGGGGGGCATCCTGGAATATCTCCTGGCAAATACCCAAACCATAGCCCTGCGGCTTTCCTCCCTTGAACCCGACGGTATGACCGAGCCCTTTCTCCGGGTCCTGTCCAACCAGCGTATCCGCCCCCATTTTCACCTGTCGATTCAGTCCGGCAGCCCGCAAATCCTGGAGCGTATGCGCCGTAACTATGGTCCGGAAACCGTGGAAAACGCCGTCCGTTGCCTGCGGGCCCTGCGGGAAGACCCGTTCCTGGCCTGTGATATCATCACCGGTTTCCCCGGCGAAACCCCCGAAGAATTTGCCAAGACCCACGAACTCTGCCGCCGCGCCGGTTTCGCCTGGATCCACGCCTTCCCCTATTCCCGGCGTCCCGGGACTGAGGCCTGGAACTTTACGGAAAGCGTTCCGGAACGGGAAGCGGTAAGCCGGGTGGAATCCCTCATCAATCTGGGGCGGCAGGGGCGGGCCGCCTATATCAGCCGCTGGGCCGGGAAAACCGTGGAGGCCATAGCCGAAGATGGCCGACAAGGAGATGCAATAAGCGCCCTATCGGAAAATTACCTCAAACTACGCCTCCCCCTGCAGCCGGGACAGCCCCTTCCGCCGCCGGGAACCGTTCTCCGGTGCAGGATACTGGGGCCCCTGGAACCGGTGGAACCCCATTTTGACGCAATTGCGGAACTGAAGTCTTGA
- a CDS encoding tetratricopeptide repeat protein yields the protein MFLFLIFPLGRGFAQNQPDALVEYRNRNYESAVTICRSELRVDPNNLESHVVLCWSLISLGRYEEALNYARRGRNLSRYDPRIVEILGEIGYYQGSNKDALEYFQEYVNLAPEGGRIDMVYYFIGEIYIRLGRFRHADIALSTAVHYVPGNAVWWTRLAYARENAGRENARELQEAIRAYERALLLNAQYADARRGLERTRQALAAITIR from the coding sequence ATGTTTTTGTTTCTCATTTTCCCCTTGGGGCGTGGGTTTGCACAAAATCAGCCCGATGCACTGGTTGAATACCGGAATCGCAATTATGAATCCGCCGTTACCATCTGCAGAAGCGAATTAAGGGTAGATCCTAACAATCTGGAGTCCCATGTAGTGCTCTGCTGGAGCCTTATCAGCCTTGGCCGGTACGAGGAAGCCCTGAATTACGCCCGGCGGGGCCGGAATCTTAGCCGTTACGACCCAAGGATCGTCGAAATTCTGGGGGAAATCGGCTACTATCAGGGTAGTAACAAGGATGCCCTGGAATATTTTCAGGAGTATGTCAACCTCGCCCCCGAGGGGGGCCGTATTGATATGGTCTATTATTTTATCGGGGAGATCTATATCCGTCTGGGCCGTTTCCGGCATGCGGATATTGCCCTGTCAACGGCGGTGCACTATGTGCCGGGAAACGCCGTCTGGTGGACCCGTTTGGCCTATGCCCGGGAAAATGCCGGCCGGGAAAACGCCAGGGAACTGCAGGAAGCGATCCGCGCCTATGAGCGGGCCCTTCTCCTGAATGCCCAGTATGCCGATGCCCGCCGCGGGTTGGAACGTACCCGGCAGGCCCTGGCGGCCATAACTATCCGCTAG
- a CDS encoding bactofilin family protein, which translates to MTDVHNDVLEDEDFDTILSEDIDFSGTLNFEKPFLIRGKLSGEIEARGLLVVDEDAVVEANINAPRVIIRGSVTGDVTASERVEVSVTGKLNGNVTAPDIFMDTGCVFNGRCTMEKRDNTE; encoded by the coding sequence ATGACCGATGTTCACAACGACGTACTGGAAGATGAAGATTTTGATACGATTTTATCCGAGGATATCGATTTTTCCGGTACCCTCAACTTTGAAAAACCCTTTCTGATCCGGGGGAAGCTTTCCGGAGAAATAGAAGCCCGGGGTCTTTTGGTGGTTGATGAGGACGCCGTGGTGGAGGCGAATATCAACGCCCCCCGGGTGATAATCCGCGGGTCTGTTACGGGGGATGTCACCGCTTCGGAAAGGGTGGAGGTTTCGGTAACCGGAAAACTGAACGGCAATGTCACCGCCCCGGATATCTTTATGGATACCGGTTGTGTGTTTAATGGCCGGTGTACCATGGAAAAACGGGATAATACGGAATAG
- the pta gene encoding phosphate acetyltransferase: MDFVNDMRQKAKALQKRLVLAEGTEPRTIRAARVILDEKLAASVTLVGKESEIQTVAEKEGVNLGGINIINPQVSPLAGKYAQEYYNLRKHKGMTEEQAKKDMTHFLRWGAMMVHLGDADAMVAGAESATADVLRAGLAIIGTIPGSKTASSCFVVQTTDKAWGVDGTLIFSDCAVVPDPTAEQLADIAVSASQSCKEFLGVDAVVALLSFSTKGSGGDHPNVLKVKTALDLAKAKAPNLIIDGEIQADAALVPAVTDKKAPGSPIKGKVNTLVFPDLGAGNIGYKLVQRLGKAEAFGPFLQGFAKPISDLSRGASVEDIVVTSAVTLARAK; encoded by the coding sequence ATGGACTTTGTAAACGACATGCGGCAGAAGGCGAAGGCCCTGCAAAAACGGCTGGTATTAGCCGAAGGAACTGAACCCCGGACAATCCGGGCCGCCCGGGTCATCCTGGATGAAAAGCTGGCCGCTTCGGTAACCCTGGTGGGCAAAGAATCGGAGATTCAGACCGTGGCCGAAAAGGAAGGGGTCAATTTAGGGGGTATTAACATCATCAATCCCCAGGTTTCACCCCTGGCAGGAAAATATGCCCAGGAATATTACAATCTGCGGAAGCATAAGGGCATGACTGAGGAGCAGGCGAAGAAGGATATGACCCATTTCCTGCGCTGGGGGGCCATGATGGTCCACCTGGGTGATGCGGACGCCATGGTTGCGGGCGCGGAAAGCGCCACCGCGGATGTGCTCCGGGCAGGGCTTGCCATTATCGGCACCATTCCCGGCTCCAAGACCGCTTCCTCCTGCTTTGTGGTGCAAACCACCGACAAGGCCTGGGGTGTGGACGGTACCCTGATTTTCTCTGACTGCGCGGTAGTTCCGGACCCCACGGCGGAACAGCTGGCGGATATCGCCGTAAGCGCCTCCCAGTCCTGTAAGGAATTCCTCGGGGTTGACGCGGTGGTGGCCCTGCTCTCCTTCTCCACCAAGGGTTCCGGCGGGGATCACCCCAATGTACTCAAGGTAAAGACAGCCCTGGACCTGGCAAAAGCCAAGGCCCCTAACTTGATAATTGACGGTGAGATCCAGGCCGATGCAGCCCTGGTTCCCGCGGTAACCGATAAAAAAGCCCCGGGCAGCCCTATCAAAGGCAAGGTGAACACCCTGGTATTCCCCGACCTTGGGGCCGGCAACATCGGCTACAAACTGGTACAGCGTCTGGGCAAGGCTGAAGCCTTCGGGCCCTTCCTCCAGGGTTTCGCCAAACCGATCAGCGATCTTTCACGGGGCGCCTCGGTGGAGGACATTGTGGTAACCTCTGCGGTTACTTTAGCCCGGGCGAAGTAA
- a CDS encoding FMN-binding protein has product MKKLTGAMGVILVLLVVSLSGCASRFDTIQAVMPDLQWKEDGIYRGQYKIRPVSVVLDVEVKDKTLTNITIIKHFNGLGKKAEKITETVLAKQSLTVDAVSGATGSSKAILKAIENALE; this is encoded by the coding sequence ATGAAGAAATTGACGGGCGCCATGGGCGTGATTCTTGTGTTACTAGTTGTGTCCCTGAGCGGATGCGCCAGCAGGTTTGATACAATACAGGCCGTTATGCCGGATTTGCAGTGGAAAGAGGATGGCATATACCGGGGGCAGTATAAAATACGCCCGGTGTCGGTTGTCCTGGACGTGGAAGTAAAGGATAAAACCTTAACAAACATAACCATTATTAAACATTTTAACGGCCTTGGAAAAAAAGCTGAAAAAATCACCGAAACGGTTCTGGCAAAACAGAGCCTGACGGTAGACGCCGTAAGCGGCGCCACGGGGAGCAGCAAAGCTATTCTAAAGGCCATAGAGAACGCCCTGGAATAA